One segment of Tamlana crocina DNA contains the following:
- a CDS encoding glycosyltransferase, whose protein sequence is MKRIKVAHVLDSVGGVEVYLRLVVENINCNKVENIIIHKQKNGKKRYYDKSNNAIPEFNIDIQREISPVKDLKAIYQTIMAIKKERPDLIHAHSAKGGIIARVASLFCKVKVLHTPHAYSYLSTNSKLKRRIFLLIESFFAGRNSYLLATSKSEIERGISDVGYKPEKTILFNNSILPIERNNDEYTSVKLPKNYICTVGRPSYQKNIEMMIEVIKKIKESKPDIHLVLMGVGEYSPNKEHVQNQIRNYNLEGNITLVKWIEREKILKIIENSKLYISTSRYEGLPYSIIESLALSKSCVVTNCDGNRDLVEDNYNGFVVENFNVDDMASKTCELLDNDLLRTKFEQNSFVLFNKEFNLKNNISKLEKIYSDLILN, encoded by the coding sequence TTGAAAAGAATTAAAGTAGCGCATGTTTTGGATTCGGTTGGGGGAGTTGAAGTATATCTCCGCTTAGTTGTAGAAAATATAAATTGCAATAAAGTAGAAAATATAATAATTCACAAACAAAAAAATGGTAAAAAAAGATATTATGATAAAAGCAATAACGCTATACCTGAATTTAATATTGACATCCAAAGAGAAATAAGCCCAGTAAAGGATCTCAAGGCAATCTACCAAACCATAATGGCAATAAAGAAGGAAAGGCCTGATTTAATTCATGCGCATAGTGCAAAAGGAGGTATTATTGCAAGAGTTGCCTCTCTTTTTTGTAAAGTAAAAGTCCTTCATACACCCCATGCTTACTCTTATTTAAGTACTAATAGTAAATTAAAAAGAAGAATATTTTTACTTATAGAATCTTTTTTTGCTGGACGAAATTCATATCTTCTAGCTACTTCAAAATCAGAAATAGAAAGAGGAATAAGTGATGTGGGATATAAACCTGAAAAAACAATTCTGTTTAATAATTCAATATTGCCGATTGAAAGAAATAACGATGAATATACCAGTGTAAAGCTCCCAAAAAACTACATTTGTACCGTTGGCAGGCCTTCTTATCAAAAAAATATTGAAATGATGATTGAGGTTATCAAAAAGATAAAAGAATCAAAGCCGGATATTCATTTGGTTTTAATGGGGGTTGGTGAGTATAGCCCCAACAAAGAGCATGTACAAAACCAGATACGGAATTATAATTTGGAAGGAAATATAACTCTGGTAAAATGGATAGAGCGTGAAAAGATTTTAAAAATAATAGAAAACTCGAAGCTATACATTTCAACATCAAGGTATGAAGGTTTGCCGTACTCAATTATTGAAAGTTTAGCGCTTTCAAAATCGTGTGTAGTTACTAATTGCGACGGAAACAGAGACCTTGTTGAAGATAATTATAATGGGTTTGTTGTTGAGAATTTCAATGTGGATGATATGGCATCAAAAACCTGTGAGTTGCTTGACAACGATTTGCTTCGAACAAAATTTGAACAAAACTCATTTGTTTTATTTAATAAAGAATTCAACTTAAAGAACAATATATCTAAACTTGAGAAGATATATAGTGACTTAATATTAAATTAA
- a CDS encoding UDP-glucose 6-dehydrogenase, whose protein sequence is MKTTKICCIGAGYVGGPTMAVIAQKCPNIKVTVVDINESRINAWNDADLNKLPVFEPGLDAIVKEARGRNLFFSNDVDTAIDEADMIFISVNTPTKTYGKGKGMAADLKYIELCARQIAKVAKENKIVVEKSTLPVRTASAIKNILDHTGNGVKFQILSNPEFLAEGTAVQDLLKPDRVLIGGDTSEEGEQAIQALVDIYAEWVPKDKILTTNVWSSELSKLTANAFLAQRVSSINAMSVICEKTGADIKEVSKAVGMDSRIGPKFLKASVGFGGSCFQKDILNLVYIAKSYGLNEVADYWEQVILMNDYQKNRFSDNIVRTLYNTVSGKKIAFLGWAFKKDTNDTRESAAIKVADNLLNEQAQVSVYDPKVTEEQIYTDIDYLNSRHSEGNRDLLKIKNDPYEVCKDAHAIAVLTEWDEFKTYDWQKIYENMQKPAFVFDGRGILDNKKLEEIGFVCYKIGSGTIG, encoded by the coding sequence ATGAAAACGACCAAAATCTGCTGCATCGGAGCCGGATACGTAGGCGGGCCAACCATGGCTGTCATCGCCCAGAAATGTCCCAATATAAAAGTTACAGTAGTTGATATCAACGAGTCAAGAATTAATGCTTGGAACGATGCCGATTTAAACAAACTACCTGTATTCGAACCCGGTTTAGATGCAATTGTTAAAGAAGCTAGAGGGCGAAATCTATTTTTCTCTAATGATGTAGATACTGCCATTGATGAAGCCGATATGATTTTTATTTCGGTAAATACGCCTACAAAAACTTATGGGAAAGGGAAAGGCATGGCGGCCGATTTAAAATACATTGAGCTTTGTGCCCGCCAAATTGCAAAAGTAGCCAAGGAAAATAAAATTGTAGTTGAAAAATCAACCCTCCCAGTGCGTACTGCTTCAGCAATAAAAAATATTTTGGACCATACGGGTAATGGCGTTAAGTTTCAAATACTATCAAACCCAGAGTTTTTAGCTGAGGGCACGGCGGTGCAAGATTTGTTGAAACCCGATAGAGTGTTGATAGGGGGAGATACTTCTGAGGAAGGAGAGCAAGCCATTCAGGCTTTAGTTGATATTTATGCCGAATGGGTGCCAAAAGACAAAATTTTAACGACCAATGTCTGGTCATCAGAGCTTTCAAAGTTAACAGCCAATGCCTTTTTGGCGCAGCGTGTATCCTCAATAAATGCCATGTCTGTTATTTGCGAAAAAACAGGGGCAGATATCAAAGAAGTTTCAAAGGCGGTAGGAATGGACTCCAGAATTGGCCCGAAATTCTTGAAAGCATCAGTAGGCTTTGGAGGGTCGTGTTTTCAAAAAGACATTCTTAATTTGGTATATATTGCGAAAAGCTACGGACTTAACGAAGTAGCCGATTATTGGGAACAAGTTATTTTGATGAACGATTATCAAAAAAACCGATTCTCGGATAATATTGTACGCACCCTTTATAATACCGTTTCGGGAAAGAAAATAGCTTTTTTAGGCTGGGCCTTTAAAAAGGATACTAACGATACCCGTGAATCTGCCGCCATAAAAGTGGCCGATAATTTGCTGAATGAGCAAGCTCAGGTTTCCGTTTATGACCCTAAGGTAACAGAGGAACAGATTTATACAGATATAGATTATTTAAATTCACGACATTCGGAGGGAAATAGAGATTTATTGAAAATTAAGAATGATCCATACGAAGTATGTAAAGATGCCCATGCTATTGCTGTTTTAACTGAATGGGACGAGTTTAAAACCTACGATTGGCAAAAAATTTATGAAAATATGCAAAAACCTGCCTTTGTTTTTGACGGAAGGGGTATTTTGGATAATAAAAAGCTCGAGGAAATAGGCTTTGTATGTTACAAAATTGGAAGTGGAACCATAGGATGA